A DNA window from Allokutzneria albata contains the following coding sequences:
- a CDS encoding aldehyde dehydrogenase family protein, with translation MSRLASVVAGTPVPGSTVYRSTSPADTADLVAEVELGDAGTFVRAAEAARAAQREWAGVPAPVRGQVIANIGRLVSANADALARLVTREIGKPLAEARGEVQEIVDTCDFFLGEGRRLYGQTVPSEMPDKQLFTFRAPVGVAAVITAGNFPVAVPSWYLVPALLCGNAVVWKPAEYASASAKAVFDLFTRGGLPEGVLNLVFAEGPETFSGLERSLEHGLVQKVGFTGSSEVGSRIGELCGRHLQTPCLELGGKNPMVVTEDANLELAVEGALFSGFGTAGQRCTSLGTAIVHESVHAEFLDRLVAATEAARVGDPAQDVLFGPLLDQRFADNHERHLGWIAEHHRVLGSTGTGRITSANPRKDFVGDPEAGLFYHPVIVDGVRSGDRIFLEETFGPLVGVTTYRELEEAIELGNLPGYGLSCSIYTTDPAKAFRFREGIGAGMVSVNNSTSGAEAHLPFGGNGRSGNGSRQSGVWVLDQFTRWQSMNWDYSGRLQKAQMDVLEVAADLDFRLS, from the coding sequence GTGTCTCGTCTCGCCTCCGTTGTCGCAGGCACCCCCGTCCCGGGAAGCACCGTGTACCGCTCGACCAGCCCCGCCGACACCGCCGACCTGGTCGCCGAGGTCGAGCTGGGTGACGCGGGCACCTTCGTCCGGGCGGCGGAGGCGGCCAGGGCGGCGCAGCGCGAGTGGGCCGGGGTCCCGGCCCCGGTGCGCGGCCAGGTGATCGCCAACATCGGCCGCCTGGTCTCGGCCAACGCCGACGCGCTGGCGCGGCTGGTGACCCGGGAGATCGGCAAACCGCTGGCGGAGGCGCGCGGTGAGGTGCAGGAGATCGTCGACACCTGCGACTTCTTCCTGGGTGAGGGCCGCCGCCTGTACGGGCAGACCGTGCCGTCGGAGATGCCGGACAAGCAGCTGTTCACCTTCCGCGCCCCGGTCGGCGTGGCGGCGGTGATCACCGCGGGGAACTTTCCGGTCGCGGTGCCGTCCTGGTACCTGGTGCCCGCGCTGCTGTGCGGCAACGCGGTGGTGTGGAAGCCCGCCGAGTACGCCTCCGCCAGCGCGAAGGCGGTGTTCGACCTGTTCACCCGGGGTGGCCTCCCGGAGGGCGTGCTGAACCTGGTCTTCGCCGAGGGGCCGGAGACCTTCAGCGGGCTGGAGCGGTCCCTGGAGCACGGGCTGGTGCAGAAGGTCGGGTTCACCGGGTCGAGCGAGGTCGGCTCGCGCATCGGTGAGCTGTGCGGCCGTCACCTGCAGACCCCGTGCCTGGAGCTGGGTGGCAAGAACCCGATGGTGGTCACCGAGGACGCGAACCTGGAGCTGGCCGTGGAGGGCGCGTTGTTCTCCGGGTTCGGCACCGCCGGGCAGCGCTGCACCTCGCTGGGCACCGCGATCGTGCACGAGTCGGTGCACGCGGAGTTCCTGGACCGCCTGGTCGCGGCGACCGAAGCGGCGCGCGTGGGCGATCCAGCGCAGGACGTGCTCTTCGGGCCGTTACTGGACCAGCGCTTCGCCGACAACCACGAACGGCACCTGGGGTGGATCGCTGAGCACCACCGGGTGCTGGGGTCGACCGGCACGGGGCGGATCACCTCGGCCAACCCGCGCAAGGACTTCGTCGGCGATCCCGAGGCCGGGCTGTTCTACCACCCGGTGATCGTGGACGGGGTGCGCTCCGGCGACCGGATCTTCCTGGAGGAGACCTTCGGCCCGCTGGTCGGCGTGACGACCTACCGCGAGCTGGAGGAGGCGATCGAGCTGGGCAACCTGCCCGGCTACGGCCTGTCCTGCTCGATCTACACGACCGACCCGGCGAAGGCGTTCCGCTTCCGCGAGGGCATCGGCGCGGGCATGGTCAGCGTCAACAACTCCACCTCCGGCGCCGAGGCGCACCTGCCTTTCGGTGGCAACGGGCGTTCGGGCAACGGCTCGCGCCAGTCCGGGGTGTGGGTGCTGGACCAGTTCACCCGCTGGCAGTCGATGAACTGGGACTACTCGGGCCGGTTGCAGAAGGCGCAGATGGACGTGCTCGAGGTCGCCGCCGACCTGGACTTCCGGTTGTCCTGA
- a CDS encoding FAD-dependent monooxygenase: protein MILIAGAGPTGLTLAIDLARRGVAVRVVDKAERHFVGSRGKGLQPRTLEVLADLGVLDAVRAAGSPYPLLRMHGPDGHTDRSMFEPGGAEPWMLGQGELEAILRTALAEHGVQVELAAELTGFTQDDDGVTAVVNGTEIRADHLIGADGGHSFVRKHLGLAFVGHPVDELKMVIADITSRGLERDRWHLWPQALPTMIGMCPLPGGVDRFQLTMGITDEPDEITEDYLRAALHERTGRTDVTVSDPTWTSTYRSNARMVDRYRVGRVLLAGDAAHVHPPTGGQGLNTGVQDAYNLGWKLAAVLNGASEALLDTYEEERLPIAAGVLGLSTDLLGKSIRKEEAGFKRGKETQQLHLSYRGSSLARGERGGDHVPGVFGPDFTLLTPEQCEPYSCTFVLVRPDGYIAISTDDLDDVRDYLRHLRLPLRPLATARGEASLGG from the coding sequence ATGATCCTCATCGCCGGGGCCGGGCCCACCGGTCTCACCCTCGCCATCGACCTCGCCCGCCGCGGCGTCGCCGTGCGCGTCGTGGACAAGGCCGAGCGGCACTTCGTCGGTTCACGCGGCAAGGGCCTGCAACCGCGCACCCTCGAAGTCCTCGCCGACCTCGGCGTTCTCGACGCGGTCCGCGCGGCGGGCTCGCCCTACCCGCTGCTGCGCATGCACGGCCCGGACGGCCACACCGACCGCTCGATGTTCGAGCCCGGCGGGGCCGAACCGTGGATGCTCGGCCAGGGCGAGCTCGAGGCGATCCTGCGCACGGCCCTCGCCGAGCACGGAGTCCAGGTCGAGCTCGCCGCCGAACTGACCGGCTTCACCCAGGACGACGACGGCGTCACGGCCGTGGTCAACGGCACCGAGATCCGCGCCGACCACCTGATCGGCGCGGACGGCGGGCACAGCTTCGTGCGCAAGCACCTCGGCCTCGCCTTCGTCGGCCACCCCGTTGACGAGCTGAAGATGGTGATCGCCGACATCACCTCGCGCGGCCTGGAACGCGACCGCTGGCACCTCTGGCCCCAGGCCCTGCCCACCATGATCGGCATGTGCCCCCTGCCCGGCGGCGTCGACCGCTTCCAGCTGACGATGGGCATCACCGACGAGCCTGACGAGATCACCGAGGACTACCTGCGTGCCGCCCTGCACGAACGCACCGGCCGCACCGACGTCACCGTCTCCGATCCGACGTGGACGTCGACCTACCGCTCCAACGCGCGCATGGTCGACCGCTACCGCGTCGGCCGGGTCCTGCTCGCAGGCGACGCCGCGCACGTCCACCCGCCCACCGGCGGCCAGGGCCTCAACACCGGAGTGCAGGACGCCTACAACCTCGGCTGGAAGCTCGCCGCCGTCCTCAACGGCGCGTCCGAGGCGCTGCTGGACACCTACGAAGAGGAACGCCTGCCGATCGCCGCCGGGGTGCTCGGCCTCAGCACCGACCTGCTCGGCAAGAGCATTCGCAAGGAGGAAGCGGGATTCAAGCGCGGCAAAGAAACCCAGCAACTCCACCTGAGCTACCGCGGCAGCTCCCTGGCCCGAGGCGAGCGCGGCGGTGACCACGTGCCAGGCGTCTTCGGCCCGGACTTCACCCTGCTCACTCCGGAGCAGTGCGAGCCCTACAGCTGCACGTTCGTGCTGGTCCGCCCGGACGGCTACATCGCGATCAGCACCGACGACCTCGACGACGTCCGCGACTACCTGCGGCACCTAAGGCTGCCCCTTCGCCCATTGGCAACCGCGCGCGGCGAGGCCAGCCTGGGCGGATGA
- a CDS encoding NmrA family NAD(P)-binding protein, whose protein sequence is MSEIDGVLVIGSTGKVGGNVVAELLQRGARVRAFVRDAATADVPDGVELAVGDLHDTASLTRAVDGTSAVFLMWPFLSPEGIEDVVAAVGARRLVYLSSYGVDDSVERQGDPIHQLHHDIERAIMASRAEWTMLRAGTFAANALGWAAQIRASDTVSEAFGSAARAVVHERDLAAVAAKVLTEDGHTGARYVLTGPEPVTHAEQVRIIGEVLGRDVRFQELTPAAARQRMLEHGWPVEFADGLLGAWDGFERQPVRITSTFTELTGTAPRSFRDWVRDHAANFAA, encoded by the coding sequence ATGAGCGAAATCGACGGCGTGCTGGTGATCGGATCGACCGGGAAGGTCGGCGGGAACGTGGTGGCGGAGCTGCTGCAACGCGGAGCCCGCGTGCGCGCGTTCGTCCGCGACGCCGCCACCGCGGACGTGCCGGACGGGGTCGAACTCGCCGTCGGAGACCTCCACGACACCGCCAGTCTGACCAGGGCGGTGGATGGGACCAGCGCCGTGTTCCTGATGTGGCCGTTCCTGTCCCCCGAGGGAATCGAGGACGTCGTCGCGGCCGTCGGCGCGCGTCGGCTGGTCTACCTCTCCTCCTACGGCGTGGACGATTCCGTCGAGCGGCAAGGAGATCCGATCCACCAGCTGCACCACGACATCGAGCGCGCGATCATGGCGTCGCGGGCGGAGTGGACGATGCTGCGCGCGGGGACCTTCGCCGCCAACGCGCTCGGCTGGGCCGCGCAGATCCGCGCGAGCGACACCGTCAGCGAGGCGTTCGGGTCGGCGGCGCGCGCGGTGGTGCACGAGCGCGATCTCGCCGCGGTCGCCGCGAAGGTCCTCACCGAGGACGGGCACACCGGCGCGCGGTACGTGCTGACCGGGCCGGAGCCAGTGACCCACGCCGAGCAGGTACGCATCATCGGCGAGGTGCTGGGGCGGGACGTGCGCTTCCAAGAGCTGACCCCGGCCGCCGCCCGGCAGCGGATGCTGGAGCACGGCTGGCCGGTGGAGTTCGCCGATGGACTGCTGGGTGCCTGGGACGGCTTCGAACGCCAGCCGGTGCGCATCACGTCGACCTTCACCGAGCTGACCGGTACCGCGCCGCGGTCCTTCCGCGACTGGGTGCGCGACCACGCCGCCAACTTCGCCGCCTGA
- a CDS encoding TetR/AcrR family transcriptional regulator C-terminal domain-containing protein, which translates to MALDRDTVVRTALRVMDEVGIDNLTLRRIATELNVQAPALYWHFKNKQELVDEMASTVLAEALGAAEYGEDWTDLLVNYGRALRGALLSHRDGAKVFSGTYLTRTDVYKGQDRALRLLTDAGFSLAEGVAGLMTVHCYATGHAVEEQAVASDPRYTLQARAERIDAEELPLAHQAGEGLFGNADERFERGLRLIVNGMRKAKA; encoded by the coding sequence ATGGCCCTGGATCGCGACACCGTCGTGCGCACGGCGCTGCGGGTGATGGACGAGGTCGGGATCGACAACCTGACGCTGCGCCGCATCGCCACCGAGCTCAACGTGCAGGCGCCCGCGCTCTACTGGCACTTCAAGAACAAGCAGGAGCTGGTCGACGAGATGGCCAGCACGGTGCTGGCGGAGGCGCTGGGCGCGGCGGAGTACGGCGAGGACTGGACCGACCTGCTGGTCAACTACGGTCGGGCGCTGCGCGGGGCGCTGTTGAGCCACCGCGACGGGGCGAAGGTCTTCAGCGGCACCTACCTCACCCGCACCGATGTCTACAAAGGACAGGACAGGGCCCTGCGGCTGCTCACCGACGCGGGCTTCAGCCTGGCCGAGGGCGTCGCCGGATTGATGACCGTGCACTGCTACGCCACCGGGCACGCGGTGGAGGAACAGGCGGTGGCGAGCGATCCCCGCTACACGCTGCAAGCACGGGCGGAGCGCATCGACGCCGAGGAGCTGCCGCTGGCGCACCAGGCCGGTGAGGGGCTCTTCGGCAACGCGGACGAGCGCTTCGAGCGCGGCCTGCGGCTGATCGTGAACGGAATGCGGAAGGCGAAGGCGTGA
- a CDS encoding DEAD/DEAH box helicase — translation MVFWCPDGAQPPAIGESCTLSVGLPTGEIDTVPATWLHVGEAVPALTRARSALSAHAATRFWGTACVLALQLVARGRVLPWVSDEDNDAWRIGQLSEDDLARLRQLTDAMPAEARATPTDTGDLPAPELSLRGFLDAVADGLPRTEAASFGFGRLEFSSDLVSAPRKVPRLRPWSEDVSAGLDAGVRISLRVEVAGGDLDRGRFQVVVQVHSLGDSSVVTDAARVWADPDHPFGARAHIDVMLAVRRAARAWAPLESLLSASVPDELALGDDEVFDLLGSGMTRLSAVGVDVHWPKDFVRDLTAHAVVGEAKRQPSDVAGFFGRGRTLKLNWRLALGDTPLTSEEMDQLAESHRPVVRLRDRWVLVDPALAAKARDRALKSLKAMDALGAALTGTTEVDGEVVPVAATGWLEALRERITQDGEDELREQPQALAATLRDYQLRGLRWLARMTSLGLGGCLADDMGLGKTITVIALHLHRAAEAPTLVVCPASLLGNWEREIDRFAPGTPVRRFHGGNRTLDGVDGGFVLTTYGTMRLDAELLAEHSWDLVVADEAQHVKNHNSGTAKALRSIPATARVALTGTPVENNLAELWSILDWTTPGLLGGLTAFRTRWAKPIEGERHRTGASHARATQPTVADRFARLIRPFLLRRRKSDPGIAPELPPKTETDHPVALTREQAGLYEAVVRETLAEIAASDGMTRRGLIIKLLTSLKQICNHPAHYLAEDASRLARRSGKLDLLDELLETILAEDGAVLVFTQYVAMARLLQSHLAARGVPAQLLHGGTPVAAREELVQSFQDGKSPVFLLSLKAAGTGLNLTRADHVVHYDRWWNPAVEEQATDRAYRIGQTRPVQVHRFVTEGTIEDRIAEMLADKRDLAEKVLSGGEAALTELGDAELANLVELRSPR, via the coding sequence ATGGTGTTCTGGTGCCCCGACGGCGCGCAGCCGCCGGCGATCGGCGAGTCCTGCACGCTGTCCGTGGGACTGCCCACAGGCGAGATCGACACGGTCCCGGCGACGTGGCTGCACGTGGGCGAGGCCGTTCCCGCGCTCACCCGGGCCCGCTCCGCCCTGTCGGCGCACGCGGCCACCCGGTTCTGGGGTACGGCGTGCGTGCTGGCGTTGCAGCTGGTGGCGCGCGGCCGGGTGCTGCCGTGGGTGAGCGACGAGGACAACGACGCCTGGCGGATCGGCCAGCTCTCCGAGGACGACCTCGCGCGGCTGCGCCAGCTGACCGACGCGATGCCCGCCGAAGCTCGCGCCACCCCCACCGACACCGGTGACCTGCCCGCGCCGGAGCTGTCGCTGCGCGGTTTCCTCGACGCGGTCGCCGACGGGCTTCCCCGCACCGAGGCGGCGTCCTTCGGCTTCGGCCGGCTCGAGTTCAGCAGCGATCTGGTGTCCGCGCCGCGCAAGGTCCCGCGGCTGCGGCCCTGGTCCGAGGACGTCTCGGCCGGTCTCGACGCCGGGGTGAGGATCTCCCTGCGGGTGGAGGTGGCGGGCGGCGACCTCGACCGCGGGCGCTTCCAGGTGGTGGTGCAGGTGCACAGCCTGGGGGACTCGTCCGTGGTCACCGACGCCGCGCGGGTGTGGGCCGATCCCGATCACCCCTTCGGCGCGCGGGCGCACATCGACGTCATGCTCGCGGTGCGCCGGGCCGCCCGCGCGTGGGCGCCGTTGGAGTCCCTGCTCAGCGCCTCGGTGCCGGACGAGCTGGCCCTCGGCGACGACGAGGTCTTCGACCTGCTCGGGTCCGGGATGACCCGGCTGTCCGCGGTGGGCGTGGACGTGCACTGGCCCAAGGACTTCGTCCGCGACCTGACCGCGCACGCGGTGGTCGGCGAGGCCAAGCGGCAGCCCTCGGACGTGGCCGGGTTCTTCGGGCGCGGCAGGACGCTGAAGCTCAACTGGCGGCTCGCGCTCGGCGACACCCCGTTGACCAGCGAGGAGATGGACCAGCTCGCCGAGTCCCACCGCCCGGTGGTGCGGTTGCGCGACCGGTGGGTACTGGTCGATCCCGCGCTCGCCGCGAAGGCCCGCGACCGCGCGCTGAAGTCGCTCAAGGCCATGGACGCGCTCGGTGCGGCGCTGACCGGGACGACCGAGGTCGACGGCGAGGTGGTGCCGGTCGCGGCCACGGGGTGGCTGGAGGCGCTGCGGGAGCGGATCACCCAGGACGGCGAGGACGAGCTGCGCGAGCAGCCGCAGGCGCTGGCCGCGACGCTGCGCGACTACCAGCTGCGCGGTCTGCGGTGGCTGGCCAGGATGACCTCGCTCGGCCTCGGCGGCTGCCTGGCCGACGACATGGGTCTGGGCAAGACGATCACGGTGATCGCGTTGCACCTGCACCGCGCGGCCGAGGCGCCGACGCTGGTGGTGTGCCCGGCGTCGTTGCTGGGCAACTGGGAGCGGGAGATCGACCGCTTCGCCCCCGGCACGCCGGTGCGGCGCTTCCACGGTGGCAACCGCACCCTCGACGGTGTCGACGGCGGTTTCGTGCTGACCACCTACGGCACGATGCGGCTGGACGCGGAGCTGCTGGCCGAGCACTCGTGGGATCTGGTCGTCGCCGACGAGGCGCAGCACGTCAAGAACCACAACTCCGGTACGGCGAAGGCGCTGCGCTCGATCCCGGCCACCGCGCGGGTGGCGCTGACCGGCACGCCGGTGGAGAACAACCTGGCCGAGCTGTGGTCGATCCTGGACTGGACGACGCCCGGGTTGCTGGGCGGGCTGACGGCGTTCCGCACGCGGTGGGCGAAACCGATCGAGGGCGAGCGGCACCGGACCGGAGCCTCGCACGCGAGGGCGACCCAGCCGACTGTGGCCGACCGGTTCGCTCGACTGATTCGCCCGTTCCTGTTGCGCCGCCGCAAGTCCGACCCGGGCATCGCGCCGGAGCTGCCGCCGAAGACCGAGACCGACCACCCGGTGGCGCTGACCAGGGAGCAGGCCGGGCTCTACGAGGCGGTGGTCCGCGAGACCCTGGCGGAGATCGCCGCGTCGGACGGGATGACCCGGCGCGGATTGATCATCAAGCTGCTCACCTCGCTCAAGCAGATCTGCAACCACCCGGCGCACTACCTGGCCGAGGACGCTTCCCGGCTGGCACGGCGCTCGGGCAAGCTCGACCTGCTCGACGAGCTGCTGGAGACGATCCTGGCCGAGGACGGCGCGGTGCTGGTGTTCACCCAGTACGTGGCGATGGCCCGGTTGCTGCAGTCCCACCTCGCCGCGCGCGGGGTGCCCGCGCAGCTGCTGCACGGCGGGACGCCGGTGGCCGCCCGCGAGGAGCTGGTCCAGAGTTTCCAGGACGGAAAGTCACCGGTGTTCCTGCTGTCACTCAAGGCTGCGGGCACCGGGCTGAACCTGACCCGCGCCGACCACGTGGTGCACTACGACCGCTGGTGGAACCCGGCGGTGGAGGAGCAGGCCACCGACCGCGCCTACCGGATCGGCCAGACCCGGCCGGTGCAGGTGCACCGCTTCGTCACCGAGGGCACCATCGAGGACCGCATCGCCGAGATGCTGGCGGACAAGCGCGACCTGGCCGAGAAGGTGCTCAGCGGGGGCGAGGCGGCGCTGACCGAGCTGGGCGACGCGGAGCTGGCGAACCTGGTCGAGCTGAGGAGCCCGCGATGA
- a CDS encoding NAD(P)/FAD-dependent oxidoreductase, translating into MVIVGGGVMGTSIAFHLAEAGVRDVLLLERAELGSGSTCKAAGGVRAQFSDGINIELGARSLAAFARFAERPGQEIDLHRSGYLFLLSRQEDVAAFERNVALQNSLGVPSRMIDVAEARRLSPLIDTEGLIAAAFSPEDGHCTPESVVLGYATAARRLGARLRTHVTVTGIETTGGEVRAVHTDRGSIATDTVICAAGAWSRQVGEMAGVDLPVTPLRRQVLVTEPVPGLPPELAFTIDFASTFYFHREGSGLLMGMSDPDQEPGFHLHRDDAWLPALSEAIRRRAPRLLDVGVASGWAGLYEVTPDHNALIGEEASVGRFLYATGFSGHGFLQGPAVGEVVRDLYLRRTPVIDVAGLSAQRFGTDAHRPELNCV; encoded by the coding sequence GTGGTGATCGTCGGCGGCGGGGTGATGGGCACGAGCATCGCCTTCCACCTCGCCGAGGCAGGTGTGCGCGACGTGCTGCTGCTGGAGCGCGCCGAGCTGGGGTCGGGCTCGACCTGCAAGGCGGCCGGCGGGGTCCGCGCCCAGTTCTCCGATGGGATCAACATCGAGCTGGGCGCGCGCAGCCTCGCGGCGTTCGCCCGCTTCGCCGAGCGCCCCGGGCAGGAGATCGACCTGCACCGCTCCGGCTACCTGTTCCTGTTGTCCCGCCAGGAGGACGTGGCGGCCTTCGAGCGGAACGTGGCCCTGCAGAACTCCCTGGGCGTGCCCAGCCGGATGATCGACGTCGCCGAGGCCAGGCGGCTGTCGCCGCTGATCGACACCGAGGGGCTGATCGCGGCGGCGTTCTCCCCGGAGGACGGGCACTGCACGCCGGAGTCGGTCGTGCTCGGCTACGCCACGGCCGCGCGGCGGCTGGGTGCGCGGTTGCGCACCCACGTCACGGTCACCGGCATCGAGACCACGGGCGGCGAGGTCCGCGCGGTGCACACCGATCGGGGCTCGATCGCCACGGACACGGTGATCTGCGCGGCGGGCGCCTGGTCTCGGCAGGTGGGCGAGATGGCCGGGGTGGACCTGCCGGTGACGCCGTTGCGGCGGCAGGTCCTGGTGACCGAGCCGGTCCCCGGCCTGCCTCCCGAGCTGGCGTTCACCATCGACTTCGCGAGCACCTTCTACTTCCACCGCGAGGGCTCCGGCCTGCTGATGGGCATGTCCGATCCCGACCAGGAGCCCGGGTTCCACCTGCACCGCGACGACGCGTGGCTTCCTGCGCTGAGCGAGGCCATCCGACGCCGGGCGCCGCGGTTGCTGGACGTCGGCGTGGCCTCGGGCTGGGCCGGGCTCTACGAGGTCACGCCCGACCACAACGCGCTGATCGGCGAGGAGGCCTCGGTCGGCCGATTCCTGTACGCCACCGGCTTCTCCGGGCACGGGTTCCTCCAGGGGCCCGCGGTCGGCGAGGTGGTGCGCGATCTGTACCTCCGACGAACTCCGGTGATCGACGTCGCCGGCCTGAGCGCCCAGCGCTTCGGCACAGACGCGCACCGGCCCGAACTCAACTGCGTTTAG
- a CDS encoding SWIM zinc finger family protein, with amino-acid sequence MSRARGFPAFGRMQRRLGPVAQTWWGREWTRVLEEGSGLDAEQLKAGRKIAYTGTVGPITVSPGRISAEVREGHDFYETLVEIPVFEDREWEWLLQEFAGRSGYIAALLEHEMPVELAETAAGIGVPLFPTTGGVETECDCDDWHSLGCKHAAALVYQAAWLLDADPFLLFLLLGKDEEELLLELQFRTVAQQSPASGTSIADAYARVPGPLPEISAEVPHDPAPGLDVPPPPGLPATLIPRLYRNAVWHARRLLADSVNPEPEPRLDTNEDLARLIAQNPDLELAREIPVLKENAMAWFYGDREGYAVAHGKWTPSELELARARTALEAAELGEFTVETGYDGPTNRFTFTEPRFQLRLGRDGRWYPFAPAKRGDWVAAGPPDRDPAMAFAVPPPVKTRRPRKKRIPDC; translated from the coding sequence ATGAGCAGGGCGCGCGGGTTCCCCGCTTTCGGCCGCATGCAGCGACGTCTCGGCCCGGTCGCGCAGACCTGGTGGGGCCGCGAGTGGACGCGGGTGCTGGAGGAGGGCTCGGGGCTGGACGCCGAGCAGCTCAAGGCAGGCCGCAAGATCGCCTACACCGGCACGGTCGGGCCGATCACGGTCAGCCCCGGCCGGATCAGCGCCGAGGTGCGCGAGGGGCACGACTTCTACGAGACCCTCGTGGAGATCCCGGTGTTCGAGGACCGCGAGTGGGAGTGGCTGCTGCAGGAGTTCGCCGGGCGCTCCGGCTACATCGCGGCGCTGCTGGAGCACGAGATGCCGGTGGAGCTGGCCGAGACGGCCGCGGGGATCGGGGTGCCGCTGTTCCCGACCACCGGCGGCGTGGAGACCGAGTGCGACTGCGACGACTGGCACTCGCTGGGCTGCAAGCACGCCGCGGCGCTGGTCTACCAGGCGGCGTGGCTGCTGGACGCCGACCCGTTCCTGCTGTTCCTGTTGCTGGGCAAGGACGAGGAGGAGCTGCTGCTCGAACTGCAGTTCCGCACCGTCGCCCAGCAGTCCCCGGCGAGCGGGACCTCGATCGCCGACGCCTACGCCCGCGTCCCCGGCCCGTTGCCGGAGATCTCGGCCGAGGTGCCGCACGACCCCGCGCCGGGGCTGGACGTGCCACCGCCCCCGGGGCTGCCGGCCACGTTGATCCCGCGGCTGTACCGCAACGCGGTGTGGCACGCCCGCAGGCTGCTCGCCGACAGCGTCAACCCCGAGCCCGAGCCGCGGCTGGACACCAACGAGGACCTGGCCCGGCTCATCGCCCAGAACCCCGACCTGGAGCTGGCGCGCGAGATCCCCGTGCTGAAGGAGAACGCCATGGCGTGGTTCTACGGCGACCGGGAGGGCTACGCCGTCGCGCACGGGAAGTGGACTCCGTCGGAGCTGGAGCTGGCCAGGGCGCGGACCGCGCTGGAGGCGGCCGAACTGGGGGAGTTCACCGTCGAGACGGGCTACGACGGGCCGACGAACCGCTTCACCTTCACCGAACCCCGCTTCCAGCTGCGCCTGGGCCGCGACGGCCGCTGGTACCCGTTCGCCCCCGCCAAGCGGGGGGACTGGGTCGCGGCCGGTCCACCCGACCGCGACCCCGCCATGGCCTTCGCCGTACCCCCACCCGTCAAGACCAGGCGCCCCCGCAAGAAGCGCATCCCCGACTGCTGA
- a CDS encoding Glu/Leu/Phe/Val family dehydrogenase: MFELIDEWGPEKVVVVSDSRTGMRGVLVIDNAARGVGKGGTRMSPSLTVAEVARLARVMTWKWAGVDLFYGGAKAGIRFDPSSPHKEAALRAFVRRLSNEVPREYVLGLDMGLTERDAAIVQDELGDRGAAVGTPAELGGVPYDELGVTGFGVAEAASAASAVAGVPLAGARVSVQGFGAVGWAAAKRFAELGATVVAVSTVDGVLHDPSGLDVTRLLELRAVHGDAVVREYGGPLLRPGEELLLDAEVLVPAAVQDVISEEVAGRVKARLVVEGANLPTTPGAQRVLAERGITVVPDFVANAGGVVAAAFAMDARYSAFRPDPGEIFAAISAKLRTNTELVLAEAARRERTTHEAARELAQDRVRAAMALRGRLSTRS, from the coding sequence GTGTTCGAGCTGATCGACGAGTGGGGCCCGGAGAAGGTCGTCGTCGTCTCCGACTCGCGCACGGGCATGCGCGGGGTGCTGGTGATCGACAACGCCGCGCGCGGCGTCGGCAAGGGCGGCACGCGGATGAGCCCGTCGCTGACGGTGGCCGAGGTGGCCCGGCTCGCGCGGGTGATGACGTGGAAGTGGGCGGGCGTCGACCTGTTCTACGGCGGGGCGAAGGCGGGCATCCGCTTCGATCCGTCCTCGCCGCACAAGGAAGCGGCGCTGCGGGCGTTCGTGCGGCGCCTGTCGAACGAGGTGCCGCGCGAGTACGTGCTCGGCCTCGACATGGGGCTGACCGAGCGCGACGCGGCGATCGTGCAGGACGAGCTGGGTGATCGCGGCGCGGCGGTGGGCACTCCGGCGGAGCTGGGCGGGGTGCCCTACGACGAGCTGGGCGTGACCGGGTTCGGGGTGGCGGAGGCGGCCTCGGCGGCGTCGGCGGTGGCCGGGGTGCCGCTGGCGGGGGCGCGGGTGTCGGTCCAGGGCTTCGGCGCGGTCGGCTGGGCCGCGGCGAAGCGCTTCGCCGAGCTGGGCGCCACGGTCGTCGCGGTGTCCACAGTGGACGGGGTGTTGCACGATCCGTCCGGTTTGGACGTCACCCGGCTGCTTGAGCTGCGCGCCGTGCACGGGGACGCCGTGGTGCGCGAGTACGGCGGTCCGCTGTTGCGGCCCGGCGAGGAGCTGCTGCTGGACGCGGAGGTCCTGGTGCCCGCGGCGGTGCAGGACGTGATCTCCGAGGAGGTGGCCGGTCGGGTGAAGGCCCGGCTCGTGGTGGAGGGCGCGAACCTGCCGACCACGCCCGGGGCGCAGAGGGTGCTGGCGGAGCGCGGGATCACGGTGGTGCCGGACTTCGTGGCCAACGCCGGTGGTGTGGTGGCGGCCGCGTTCGCGATGGACGCCCGCTATTCGGCGTTCCGCCCCGATCCCGGGGAGATCTTCGCGGCGATCTCGGCGAAGCTGCGCACGAACACCGAACTGGTGCTCGCCGAGGCGGCGCGGCGGGAGCGCACGACGCACGAGGCGGCGCGCGAGCTGGCCCAGGACCGGGTGCGCGCCGCCATGGCGTTGCGGGGCAGGCTCAGTACGCGCAGCTGA